CAGAATGAGTCAAGGTTTTGTGGTGGATATGTTTCACCTAGACTTTATCAACTTTGCGATTTTCAATGTTGCTGACAGCTATTTAACAGTTGGTGTGATTGTTTTATTGATTGCAATGCTTAAAGAGGAAGTAAATGGAAATAAAAATTGAAACTGGTGGGCAACGTCTAGACAAGGCTCTGTCTGATCTGACAGAATTGTCACGCAGTCTCGCGAATGAACAAATCAAGGCTGGACAAGTCTTGGTGAATGGGCAAGCCAAGAAAGCAAAATACACTGTCCAAGAGGGGGATATCATCACCTATCATGTGCCAGAACCGGAGGTTTTAGAGTATGTGGCTGAGAATCTGCCGCTCGAGATTATCTACCAAGATGAGGATGTAGCCGTTGTTAACAAACCTCAGGGGATGGTGGTTCATCCGAGTGCTGGTCATACTAGCGGAACCTTGGTCAATGCCCTCATGTACCATATCAAGGACTTGTCAGGTATCAATGGTTTTCTCCGGCCGGGTATCGTTCACCGCATTGACAAGGACACATCTGGTCTCCTCATGATTGCTAAGAATGATGAGGCCCACTTAGCACTCGCGCAAGAACTCAAGGACAAGAAGTCTCTCCGTAAATACTGGGCAATTGTTCATGGCAATCTACCCAATGATCGTGGTGTGATTGAAGCTCCGATTGGTCGTAGTGAAAAAGATCGTAAGAAACAGGCAGTGACTGCTAAAGGGAAGCCAGCAGTGACTCGTTTTCAAGTCTTGGAACGCTTTGGAGATTATAGTTTGCTAGAGTTGCAACTGGAAACAGGGCGTACCCACCAGATCCGTGTTCATATGGCTTATATTGGCCATCCAGTCGCTGGTGATGAAGTCTATGGTCCTCGTAAGACTTTGAAAGGACATGGGCAATTCCTCCATGCTAAAACTCTAGGTTTTACCCATCCGAGAACAGGTGAAACCATGGAATTCACAGCAGATATTCCAGAGATTTTTAAAGAAACGCTGGAAAGGTTGCGTAAAACTGAGAATAGATAAAAGAGTTGAGATTGCTGTCTCAACCTTTTTCATTTCAAGTCTTTTCTATTTTAAAACATTCATGTTATAATGGATAAATATGAAGAATCGGAGTGAGAATATGAAGTACAAACGAATCGTCTTTAAGGTGGGGACTTCGTCCTTGACAAATGAAGACGGGAGTTTATCAAGAAGTAAAGTAAAGGCAATTACCCAGCAATTGGCTATGCTGCATGAGGCTGGACATGAGTTGATTTTAGTGTCATCTGGAGCAGTTGCCGCTGGATTTGGAGCTTTGGGTTTTAAAAAACGTCCGACCAAGATTGCAGATAAACAAGCTTCGGCTGCAGTAGGACAAGGATTGCTGCTAGAAGAGTACACAACCAACCTCCTCATGCGTCAAATCGTTTCTGCACAAATCTTGCTGACCCAGGATGATTTTGTAGATAAACGTCGTTATAAGAATGCCCATCAGGCCTTGTCTATATTGCTTCATCGTGGTGCAATCCCCATCATCAACGAGAATGACAGTGTCGTTATTGATGAGCTCAAGGTCGGGGACAATGACACTCTGAGTGCCCAGGTAGCGGCGATGGTTCAAGCAGACCTTTTAGTTCTCTTGACCGATGTGGACGGTCTCTATACTGGAAATCCCAACTCAGATCCAACAGCTAAACGTCTTGAGAAAATCGAGACTATCAATCGTGAGATTATTGATATGGCTGGTGGAGCAGGTTCGTCAAACGGTACTGGGGGCATGCTGACAAAAATCAAAGCTGCAACTATTGCGACGGAGTCAGGTGTGCCAGTCTATATTTGCTCCTCCTTGAAATCAGATGCCTTGATTGAGGCAGCGGAAGAAACTAGGGATGGTTCCTTCTTCGTTGCGCAAGAGAAGGGACTTCGTACCCAGAAACAATGGCTGGCCTTCTATGCTCAAAGTCAGGGAACGATTTGGGTAGATGGTGGAGCTGCAGAGGCACTTTCAAAAAACGGAAAAAGTCTCCTTTTATCGGGTGTGGTAGAAGTGGAAGGAAACTTTTCTTACCACGATATTGTCACAGTAGCAGATAAAGAAACAGGTCAATCTCTTGGGAAGGGACGTGTCCAATTTGGCGTCTCAGCTCTAGAAGATATGCTCCGTTCTCAAAAAGCTAAGGGAGTCTTGATTCACCGTGATGACTGGATTTCCATCACTCCTGAAATCCAGCTGCTCTTTACAGAATTTTAGAGGTGAACGATGGTAAGTACACAAGAACAATTTGAACAGGTACAGGCTGTTAAGAAATCAATCAATACTGCTAGTGAAGTAGTGAAAAACCAAGCCTTGCTAGCCATGGCTGATCAGTTATTGGCAGCTACTGAGGAGATTCTAGAGGCCAATGCCCTCGATATGGTAGCGGCCAAGGGGAAAATCTCAGATGTCATGCTAGACCGTCTTTATTTGGATGCGGGACGTATAGAAGCGATGGCAAGAGGGATTCGTGAAGTGGTTGCTTTACCAGATCCTATCGGTGAAGTCCTAGAAACAAGTCAGCTTGAAAATGGCTTGATTATTACTAAGAAGCGTGTGGCCATGGGGGTTATCGGTATTATCTATGAAAGCCGTCCAAATGTGACGTCGGATGCAGCTGCTTTGGCTCTCAAGAGTGGTAATGCAGTCGTTCTTCGTAGTGGCAAGGATGCCTATCAAACAGCTCATGCTATTGTCACAGCCTTGAAGAAGGGTTTGGAGACGACTACCATTCATCCAAATGTGATTCAACTGGTGGAAGATACTAGCCGTGAAAGTAGCTATGCCATGATGAAGGCCAAGGGTTATCTAGACCTTCTCATACCCCGTGGAGGCGCTGGTTTGATCAATGCTGTGGTTGAAAATGCTATCGTGCCTGTTATCGAGACAGGAACTGGGATTGTCCATGTCTATGTAGATAAGGATGCAGACGAAGACAAGGCTCTAGCCATCATCAACAATGCTAAAACCAGCCGTCCTTCTGTCTGCAATGCCATGGAGGTCTTGCTGGTTCATGAAGACAAGGCAGCAGATTTCCTTCCTCGCTTGGAACAAGTTCTGGTTGCAGAGCGTAAGGAAGCTGGACTGGAACCAATTCAATTCCGCTTGGATAGCCAAGCAAGCCAGTTTGTTTCAGGTCGAGCAGCTGAGGCCCAAGACTTTGACACTGAGTTTTTAGATTATATCCTAGCGGTTAAGGTTGTGAGCAGTTTAGAAGAAGCAGTTGAGCATATTGAAGCTCACAGTACCCATCATTCGGATGCCATTGTGACAGAAAATGCTGAAGCTGCAGCCTACTTTACAAATCAAGTGGACTCTGCAGCGGTGTATGTCAATGCCTCAACGCGTTTCACTGATGGTGGGCAATTTGGTCTTGGATGTGAGATGGGGATTTCTACTCAGAAACTGCATGCGCGTGGGCCTATGGGCTTGAAAGAGTTGACCAGCTACAAGTATGTGGTTACTGGTGACGGACAGATAAGGGAGTAAGAGATGAAGATTGGATTTATCGGTTTGGGAAATATGGGAGGTAGCTTGGCTAAGGCTGTTTTGCAGGGTAAGGCGGGTGCTCAGATTCTCCTTGCCAATCGTAGTCAAGCGAAAGTAGATGCTTTCATTGCCAACTTCGGCGGTCAGGCTTCCAGCAATGAAGAAATCTTCGCAGAAGCAGATGTGATTTTTCTAGGAGTAAAGCCTGCGCAGTTTTCTGAACTGCTTGCTCAATATCAGACCATCCTTGAAAAAAGAGAGAGTCTTCTTTTGATTTCCATGGCAGCTGGATTGACTTTGGAAAAACTAGCTAGTCTTATCCCAAGTCAACATCGTATCATTCGCATCATGCCCAATACTCCAGTGGCTATCGGTCAAGGGGTGATTAGTTATGCCATGTCAGCAAACTGTCTTGCTGAGGACGGTGAACTCTTTTGTCAGCTTTTATCCAATGCGGGTCTATTGGTTGAGCTTGGGGATGACTTAATTGATGCGGCGACAGGTCTTGCAGGTTGTGGGCCAGCCTTTGTCTACCTCTTTATCGAGGCTTTGGCAGATGCAGGTGTTCAGTCAGGATTGCCACGAGAAACGGCTTTGAAAATGGCAGCCCAAACAGTAGTTGGAGCTGGACAAATGGTTCTGGAAAGTCAGCAACATCCTGGAGTATTGAAAGACCAAGTTTGCAGCCCAGGAGGTTCGACTATCGCTGGTGTAGCAAGTCTGGAAGAACATGCCTTTAGAGGTACAGTCATGGCCGCAGTTCATCAAGCCTATAAACGAACACAAGAACTAGGTAAATAAGAGGTTGGATGACTCCCAACCTCTTTTTATGGTCGATTGAATAGAGAAGACGCAAAAAGATTGTCACAAAAACCTATTTTTTTGATAGAATAGAAGGTAGAAAAAAAGAAATGAGTTAGACATGTCAAAAGGATTTTTAGTCTCTCTTGAGGGACCAGAGGGAGCAGGAAAGACCAGTGTTTTAGAGGCTCTACTCCCCATTTTAGAGGAAAAAGGAGTAGAGGTGCTGACGACCCGTGAGCCAGGTGGAGTTTTGATTGGGGAGAAGATTCGTCAAGTGATTTTGGACCCAAGTCATACTCAAATGGATCCTAAAACAGAGCTCCTTCTCTATATCGCAAGTCGCAGACAGCACTTGGTGGAAAAAGTTCTGCCTGCTCTTGAAGCTGGTAAGTTGGTCATTATGGACCGTTTCATCGATAGTTCCGTTGCTTATCAGGGATTTGGCCGTGGCTTGGATATTGATGCCATTGATTGGCTCAATCACTTTGCGACAGATGGCCTCAAACCCGATTTGACACTTTATTTTGACATTGAGGTGGAAGAGGGACTGGCTCGCATTGCTGCTAATAGTGACCGGGAGGTCAATCGTTTGGACTTGGAAGGGTTGGACTTGCATAAAAAAGTCCGTCAAGGCTACCTTTCTCTTCTGGACAAAGAAGGAAATCGCATTGTTAAGATTGATGCGAGTCTTCCTTTGGAGCAAGTTGTGGAAACGACCAAGGCTGTCTTGTTTGACAGAATGGGCTTGGCTAAATGAAACAAGAACAACTAAAAGCTTGGCAGCCAGACCAGTTTGACCGCTTTGTCCGTATCCTAGAACAAGATCAGCTCAATCACGCCTATCTCTTTTCAGGTTTCTTTGGAAGCTTGGAAATGGCGCAGTTTTTGGCTAAGAGCCTCTTTTGTACGGATAAAGTAGGCGTTCTACCATGTGAGAAATGCCGAAACTGCAAGCTGATTGAACAGGAAGAATTCCCCGATGTTACCTTGATTAAGCCAGTCAATCAGGTCATCAAGACAGAACGCATTCGGGAATTGGTGGGTCAGTTTTCTCAAGCAGGGATTGAAAGTCAGCAGCAGGTCTTTATTATTGAGCAGGCGGAGAAAATGCATCCTAACGCGGCTAATTCTCTGCTCAAGGTCATCGAAGAACCCCAGAGTGAGGTTTATATTTTCTTCTTGACCAGCGATGAGGAAAAGATGTTGCCAACAATCCGTAGTCGGACCCAGATTTTCCATTTTAAAAAGCAAGAAGAAAAGCTCATCCATCAATTAGAACAAGCAGGTCTGGTCAAGAAAAAAGCAACTCTCTTAGCCCAGTTTAGTCAATCGAGAGCTGAAGCTGAAAAGTTGGCTAATCAGGCAAGTTTTTGGACTATAGTTGATGAAAGCGAGCGCTTACTAACTTGGTTAGTAGCCAAGAAAAAAGAGAGTTATTTGCAAGTTGCTAAATTGGCTAGCTTGGCAGATGACAAGGAGAAACAAGACCAGGTCTTGCGAATCCTCGAAGTTCTCTGTGGACAGGACCTCTTGCAAGTAAGGATTCGACAGATTTTACAAGATTTACTAGAAGCTAGAAAAATGTGGCAGGCTAATGTCAGCTTTCAAAATGCCATGGAATATCTGGTTTTGAAAGAAATATAAACTCATACTCTTCGAAAATCAAATTCAAACCACGTCAACGTCGCCTTGCCGTACTCAAGTACAGCCTGCGGCTAGTTTCCTAGTTTGCTCTTTGATTTTCATTGAGTATTAAAAATGAACGATATAGAAAGGAAAGGGCTGTTTTATGGACAAAAAAGAATTATTTGACGCGCTAGATGATTTTTCCCAACAGTTACTGGTGACCTTGGCCGATGTGGAAGCCATTAAGAAAAATCTCAAGAGCCTGGTAGAGGAAAATACAGCTCTTCGCTTGGAAAATAGTAAGTTGCGCGAACGCTTAGGCGAGGTGGAAGCAGATACTCCCGTCAAGGCCAAGCATGTTCGTGAAAGCGTCCGTCGGATCTATAAAGACGGGTTTCACGTATGTAATGATTTTTATGGACAACGTCGAGAACAGGACGAGGAATGTATGTTCTGTGACGAGTTGTTGTACAGGGAGTAGGCATGCAGATTCAAAAAAGTTTTAAGGGGCAAACTCCCTATGGCAAGCTTTACTTAGTAGCAACGCCGATTGGCAATCTAGATGACATGACCTTTCGTGCCATCCAGACTTTGAAAGAAGTGGACTGGATTGCGGCTGAGGACACGCGTAATACGGGGCTTTTGCTCAAGCATTTTGACATTCCGACCAAGCAGATTAGTTTTCATGAGCACAATGCCAAGGAAAAAATTCCTGATTTGATTGGTTTCTTGAAAGCAGGACAAAGTATCGCTCAGGTCTCTGATGCGGGTCTGCCTAGTATCTCAGACCCTGGGCATGATTTGGTCAAGGTAGCTATTGAGGAAGAAATCGCAGTTGTTACCGTTCCAGGTGCCTCTGCAGGAATTTCTGCCTTGATTGCCAGTGGTTTAGCTCCACAACCACATATCTTTTACGGTTTCTTACTGAGAAAATCAGGCCAGCAAAAGCAATTTTTCGACTTAAAAAAAGATTACCCAGAAACTCAGATTTTCTACGAATCGCCCCATCGTGTAGCGGATACATTGGGAAATATGCTAGAAGTCTACGGTGACCGCTCGGTAGTCTTGGTCAGGGAATTGACCAAAATCTATGAAGAATACCAACGAGGTACCATTTCTGAATTATTAGAAAGCATAGCTGAAACGCCACTCAAGGGCGAATGCCTTCTCATTGTTGAAGGTGCCAGTCAGGATGTGGAGGAAAAGGACGAGGAGGACTTGTTTTCAGATATCCAAGCACGCATCCAAGAAGGCATGAAGAAAAATCAAGCCATTAAGGAAGTTGCGAAACTCTACATGTGGAATAAAAGTCAACTCTATGCTGCCTACCACGACTGGGAAAAAAATCAAGAAAGTGATTAAACAGGGAAGTTTGCCTTCTTCCCGAAGTGAATATAGCAATCATTAGTATTTTGCTACGAATGCTTATTTGGAGGGGAAATGAAAAGCAAAGTGATTAAGAAGGTAGTTGGTTTACTGTTCCCTATTCTCACATTATTTATGTTGTCTGCATGTAACAATAGAGTCGATCGTGATTTAGCTAAAACAGCTATTTCAAACATTCGTTCTGTAGTAGAAGCTGCAGGGTTAGAAGCAGAAGGATACTCGACAGCTGATACCTTTGGATATTATGGATCTCCGTTTTACGTTGAAGGAAATACGAAATTTGTTGATGTCTATGTGGATTTTGAAAAAGATTATGTTGAGAGCACTCCAGTCCTTAAATACAATTCGAGGCTTAAAGAAGTTGAAAAGAAAAAATTCTTTGGTTTTTCCAAGAAAACAGTCTACCGTTTAGAAATGGAGTATGTTTCTGGTGATGACAACTATGACCGACTTGAGGAAGCTTATAATATATTACTTCAAAGTGGTAGCTTGACTTCAACATATTTAAGCGATGATGTGATTAGGAAGCTTTATATTAAAAATTCAATTGAATTGGACTCATTTGACTCCAATTATTCTTTGGTTCCAAAAAAAGAATATAGTGGCAACCCCAAAACCCGTCTTGAAGAGAGAGATAAAAGAGAGGCAATTTTGAAGACGGATGTAGAAGAACTCACTCCCTTAATTGAGGACCTAGACTCAAGTAGAGTCAACAATCTTGATGAAGAGACGCTTGTTCGTAATCGAGATCTACTTTTAAAAAGAGTTGCTGACAATTGTTCGACCTTTAGTATTCGAATACGTATTGATATAGAGCAGGTACGAAGACAAAACCTACAAGTAACTAATGAAGATATTGACAATTGGACGGATTCTGATTTCGAATACTTACTTGCCCAAATACTTCAAAGCGATAAACTACCTAAGAATACAGAAGTACGTTTTACTATAAAATATGGAAGCAAACTGAATTGGGAGACATTCAATTTTAATAAAGAATAATTTTTGAAAGACATTCAGGAATTCTCCTGTCTGTCTTTTTACTTAGTTTTTTGGTATAATGGACCAAGCATGAATTTAGAAAGATTTGTGGGTGTCAAATAGTCTAGTAGCTTGTTTTTATTTGGACTTAGTTTCCACCCAAAGAGGTATTAGTGTCGTGTCTCAATCTTATATCAATGTTATCGGTGCAGGTTTGGCAGGGGCTGAAGCTGCTTATCAAATCGCAGAACGGGGTATTCCAGTTAAACTTTATGAAATGCGTGGTGTCAAATCAACTCCTCAGCACAAAACAGACAATTTTGCTGAGTTAGTTTGTTCTAATTCCCTGCGTGGGGATGCTTTGACAAATGCTGTCGGTCTTCTCAAGGAAGAAATGCGTCGCTTGGGTTCTGTTATCTTAGAGTCTGCTGAAGCTACACGTGTTCCTGCAGGCGGTGCCCTTGCGGTGGACCGCGATGGTTTCTCTCAAATGGTGACCGAAAAAGTAGCCAATCATCCTTTGATTGAAGTGGTTCGTGATGAAATTACAGAATTACCGACTGATGTTATTACAGTGGTCGCTACTGGTCCTTTGACCAGCGATGCTCTAGCTGAGAAGATTCATGCCCTTAATGACGGCGATGGATTCTATTTCTACGACGCGGCGGCGCCTATTATCGATGTCAATACTATCGATATGAGCAAGGTCTATCTCAAGTCTCGTTATGACAAGGGAGAAGCAGCCTACCTCAATGCTCCAATGACCAAGCAAGAGTTTATGGATTTCCATGAAGCCTTGGTCAATGCGGAAGAAGCACCGCTCAATTCTTTTGAAAAAGAAAAGTACTTTGAAGGTTGTATGCCTATCGAAGTCATGGCCAAGCGTGGCATTAAAACCATGCTTTATGGTCCTATGAAACCAGTCGGTCTGGAGTATCCAGATGACTACACAGGCCCTCGTGATGGAGAATTTAAAACACCTTATGCGGTTGTCCAGCTCCGTCAGGATAATGCAGCAGGTAGTCTCTACAATATCGTTGGATTCCAAACCCACCTCAAATGGGGGGAGCAAAAGCGTGTTTTCCAAATGATTCCAGGTCTTGAAAACGCTGAGTTTGTCCGTTATGGGGTCATGCACCGCAATTCTTACATGGATTCACCAAATCTTCTCGAGCAAACCTATCGTTCTAAGAAACAACCCAACCTCTTCTTTGCTGGTCAAATGACGGGTGTGGAAGGCTATGTTGAGTCAGCAGCCTCAGGCTTGGTTGCAGGTATTAACGCGGCTCGACTCTTCAAGGGTGAAAGTGAAGCTATCTTCCCAGAGACCACAGCGATTGGAAGTCTAGCTCATTACATCACTCATGCGGACAGCAAACATTTCCAACCCATGAATGTCAACTTTGGCATTATCAAGGAGTTGGAAGGCGAGCGTATCCGTGATAAGAAGGCTCGTTATGAAAAAATTGCAGAGCGTGCTCTTACCGACTTAGAGGAATTTTTAACGGTTTAATTTTTTTGAAAGAATTGCTCATGATACTATAAAAATCTTAGAAATTGTGATAAAATAGGTAGGATAAAAAAAGGAGAGTGAAAATGGCGAATCCCAAGTATAAACGTATTTTAATCAAGTTATCAGGTGAAGCCCTTGCCGGTGAACGTGGCGTAGGGATTGATATCCAAACAGTTCAAACAATCGCAAAAGAGATTCAAGAAGTTCATAGCTTAGGTATCGAAATTGCCCTTGTTATTGGTGGAGGAAATCTCTGGCGTGGAGAACCTGCTGCAGAGGCAGGAATGGACCGCGTTCAGGCGGATTACACAGGAATGCTTGGGACTGTTATGAATGCTCTTGTAATGGCAGATTCATTGCAACAAGTTGGGGTTGATACACGTGTGCAAACAGCTATTGCTATGCAACAAGTGGCAGAACCTTACG
This window of the Streptococcus sp. D7B5 genome carries:
- a CDS encoding RluA family pseudouridine synthase; translated protein: MEIKIETGGQRLDKALSDLTELSRSLANEQIKAGQVLVNGQAKKAKYTVQEGDIITYHVPEPEVLEYVAENLPLEIIYQDEDVAVVNKPQGMVVHPSAGHTSGTLVNALMYHIKDLSGINGFLRPGIVHRIDKDTSGLLMIAKNDEAHLALAQELKDKKSLRKYWAIVHGNLPNDRGVIEAPIGRSEKDRKKQAVTAKGKPAVTRFQVLERFGDYSLLELQLETGRTHQIRVHMAYIGHPVAGDEVYGPRKTLKGHGQFLHAKTLGFTHPRTGETMEFTADIPEIFKETLERLRKTENR
- the proB gene encoding glutamate 5-kinase, which codes for MKYKRIVFKVGTSSLTNEDGSLSRSKVKAITQQLAMLHEAGHELILVSSGAVAAGFGALGFKKRPTKIADKQASAAVGQGLLLEEYTTNLLMRQIVSAQILLTQDDFVDKRRYKNAHQALSILLHRGAIPIINENDSVVIDELKVGDNDTLSAQVAAMVQADLLVLLTDVDGLYTGNPNSDPTAKRLEKIETINREIIDMAGGAGSSNGTGGMLTKIKAATIATESGVPVYICSSLKSDALIEAAEETRDGSFFVAQEKGLRTQKQWLAFYAQSQGTIWVDGGAAEALSKNGKSLLLSGVVEVEGNFSYHDIVTVADKETGQSLGKGRVQFGVSALEDMLRSQKAKGVLIHRDDWISITPEIQLLFTEF
- a CDS encoding glutamate-5-semialdehyde dehydrogenase — its product is MVSTQEQFEQVQAVKKSINTASEVVKNQALLAMADQLLAATEEILEANALDMVAAKGKISDVMLDRLYLDAGRIEAMARGIREVVALPDPIGEVLETSQLENGLIITKKRVAMGVIGIIYESRPNVTSDAAALALKSGNAVVLRSGKDAYQTAHAIVTALKKGLETTTIHPNVIQLVEDTSRESSYAMMKAKGYLDLLIPRGGAGLINAVVENAIVPVIETGTGIVHVYVDKDADEDKALAIINNAKTSRPSVCNAMEVLLVHEDKAADFLPRLEQVLVAERKEAGLEPIQFRLDSQASQFVSGRAAEAQDFDTEFLDYILAVKVVSSLEEAVEHIEAHSTHHSDAIVTENAEAAAYFTNQVDSAAVYVNASTRFTDGGQFGLGCEMGISTQKLHARGPMGLKELTSYKYVVTGDGQIRE
- the proC gene encoding pyrroline-5-carboxylate reductase, whose amino-acid sequence is MKIGFIGLGNMGGSLAKAVLQGKAGAQILLANRSQAKVDAFIANFGGQASSNEEIFAEADVIFLGVKPAQFSELLAQYQTILEKRESLLLISMAAGLTLEKLASLIPSQHRIIRIMPNTPVAIGQGVISYAMSANCLAEDGELFCQLLSNAGLLVELGDDLIDAATGLAGCGPAFVYLFIEALADAGVQSGLPRETALKMAAQTVVGAGQMVLESQQHPGVLKDQVCSPGGSTIAGVASLEEHAFRGTVMAAVHQAYKRTQELGK
- the tmk gene encoding dTMP kinase gives rise to the protein MSKGFLVSLEGPEGAGKTSVLEALLPILEEKGVEVLTTREPGGVLIGEKIRQVILDPSHTQMDPKTELLLYIASRRQHLVEKVLPALEAGKLVIMDRFIDSSVAYQGFGRGLDIDAIDWLNHFATDGLKPDLTLYFDIEVEEGLARIAANSDREVNRLDLEGLDLHKKVRQGYLSLLDKEGNRIVKIDASLPLEQVVETTKAVLFDRMGLAK
- a CDS encoding DNA polymerase III subunit delta'; the encoded protein is MKQEQLKAWQPDQFDRFVRILEQDQLNHAYLFSGFFGSLEMAQFLAKSLFCTDKVGVLPCEKCRNCKLIEQEEFPDVTLIKPVNQVIKTERIRELVGQFSQAGIESQQQVFIIEQAEKMHPNAANSLLKVIEEPQSEVYIFFLTSDEEKMLPTIRSRTQIFHFKKQEEKLIHQLEQAGLVKKKATLLAQFSQSRAEAEKLANQASFWTIVDESERLLTWLVAKKKESYLQVAKLASLADDKEKQDQVLRILEVLCGQDLLQVRIRQILQDLLEARKMWQANVSFQNAMEYLVLKEI
- the yabA gene encoding DNA replication initiation control protein YabA codes for the protein MDKKELFDALDDFSQQLLVTLADVEAIKKNLKSLVEENTALRLENSKLRERLGEVEADTPVKAKHVRESVRRIYKDGFHVCNDFYGQRREQDEECMFCDELLYRE
- the rsmI gene encoding 16S rRNA (cytidine(1402)-2'-O)-methyltransferase translates to MQIQKSFKGQTPYGKLYLVATPIGNLDDMTFRAIQTLKEVDWIAAEDTRNTGLLLKHFDIPTKQISFHEHNAKEKIPDLIGFLKAGQSIAQVSDAGLPSISDPGHDLVKVAIEEEIAVVTVPGASAGISALIASGLAPQPHIFYGFLLRKSGQQKQFFDLKKDYPETQIFYESPHRVADTLGNMLEVYGDRSVVLVRELTKIYEEYQRGTISELLESIAETPLKGECLLIVEGASQDVEEKDEEDLFSDIQARIQEGMKKNQAIKEVAKLYMWNKSQLYAAYHDWEKNQESD
- the trmFO gene encoding methylenetetrahydrofolate--tRNA-(uracil(54)-C(5))-methyltransferase (FADH(2)-oxidizing) TrmFO, whose protein sequence is MSQSYINVIGAGLAGAEAAYQIAERGIPVKLYEMRGVKSTPQHKTDNFAELVCSNSLRGDALTNAVGLLKEEMRRLGSVILESAEATRVPAGGALAVDRDGFSQMVTEKVANHPLIEVVRDEITELPTDVITVVATGPLTSDALAEKIHALNDGDGFYFYDAAAPIIDVNTIDMSKVYLKSRYDKGEAAYLNAPMTKQEFMDFHEALVNAEEAPLNSFEKEKYFEGCMPIEVMAKRGIKTMLYGPMKPVGLEYPDDYTGPRDGEFKTPYAVVQLRQDNAAGSLYNIVGFQTHLKWGEQKRVFQMIPGLENAEFVRYGVMHRNSYMDSPNLLEQTYRSKKQPNLFFAGQMTGVEGYVESAASGLVAGINAARLFKGESEAIFPETTAIGSLAHYITHADSKHFQPMNVNFGIIKELEGERIRDKKARYEKIAERALTDLEEFLTV